A portion of the Oncorhynchus gorbuscha isolate QuinsamMale2020 ecotype Even-year linkage group LG19, OgorEven_v1.0, whole genome shotgun sequence genome contains these proteins:
- the LOC124006159 gene encoding protein S100-A5-like produces the protein MSRLEKAIVSMVEVFEEYATKDDKNGQLSGTELAELMKKELASPEFHGKVEPAVLQEAMTNLDKNHDGEINFREFSMFLATLARGYYRARNKGKGNKGKSDKPE, from the exons ATGTCTCGTCTGGAGAAGGCCATTGTATCCATGGTGGAGGTGTTTGAGGAGTATGCTACAAAGGATGATAAGAATGGCCAGCTTAGCGGTACAGAGCTCGCAGAGCTGATGAAGAAAGAGCTGGCCAGCCCAGAGTTCCAC ggaaagGTGGAACCAGCAGTGCTCCAGGAGGCGATGACCAACCTGGATAAGAACCATGATGGGGAGATCAACTTCAGAGAGTTCTCCATGTTCTTGGCTACTCTGGCCAGGGGCTACTACAGAGCCAGAAACAAGGGCAAGGGCAACAAGGGCAAGTCTGACAAGCCTGAATGA